One genomic segment of Aliidiomarina minuta includes these proteins:
- a CDS encoding alkaline phosphatase D family protein, which yields MTHFSRRDFLKVSTSAMCAVAVSASLTTRSMAADMPVTDVSFEHGVASGDPQTDAVILWTRAEPENDVAAVTIEWQLASDSEFKNIVRYGNITTFKHRDYTVKIDVQRLQPGQRYYYRFKGKNQYSPAGVASTLPQGSLTSLKMAVFSCSNYPAGYFNAYSEAAKDPDLDIVVHLGDYIYEYGAGGYATEKSKEIGRAFAADNQGELLTLNDYRKRYALYRSDKGLQAMHAAAPCIAVWDDHEIANDTWKSGAENHDPSKGDFYQRRAAAVQAYYEWMPIRPPQGEQSAHIYRSFDFGDLFSLHMLDARIIKRARQLEYADYLDAETQQLDMPRFMQDWHSDRDMLGRDQLHWLGEKLRNSNSRWQILGQQVLMSRMHLPAELLGNSDLTKAPKLLENLLPLKRRQLAGEALEPAERARLEQQMPYNLDAWDGYPTARESLYQAADEAGKSLVVLSGDTHNAWHNNLLNAQGKQVGVEFATSSVSSPGIEHYLQLDDERAPSVAEAFTLLIDDLQYCNLHQRGFMNLTITHQDMEVEWVFIDNILSEDYEVVGRHKVTHRA from the coding sequence AGACGCGGTCATACTCTGGACCCGGGCTGAGCCCGAGAATGATGTCGCTGCCGTAACTATAGAATGGCAGCTGGCCAGCGATTCCGAATTCAAGAACATAGTGCGCTACGGCAACATTACCACTTTCAAGCATCGTGATTACACGGTGAAAATAGATGTTCAGCGGTTGCAGCCAGGTCAGCGCTATTACTATAGATTCAAAGGCAAGAATCAGTACTCTCCAGCTGGTGTGGCCAGCACGCTTCCCCAAGGCAGTTTAACAAGCCTGAAAATGGCTGTATTTTCCTGTTCTAATTACCCTGCGGGTTATTTCAATGCCTACTCAGAAGCCGCTAAAGATCCTGATTTGGATATAGTGGTGCACTTAGGGGACTATATTTATGAATATGGTGCCGGCGGCTATGCTACTGAAAAGTCCAAGGAAATCGGGCGTGCTTTTGCGGCGGATAATCAGGGTGAATTGCTGACCTTAAACGACTACCGAAAACGTTATGCTTTATATCGCAGTGATAAAGGGCTGCAGGCAATGCATGCAGCAGCACCTTGCATTGCGGTATGGGACGACCATGAAATTGCCAATGACACCTGGAAAAGCGGTGCTGAAAATCATGACCCGTCAAAAGGTGACTTTTACCAGCGCCGGGCAGCTGCGGTTCAGGCTTATTATGAGTGGATGCCAATAAGACCTCCTCAGGGTGAGCAGTCGGCCCACATCTACCGTAGTTTTGATTTCGGAGACCTGTTCAGTCTGCATATGCTGGACGCCCGGATTATAAAGCGTGCCCGACAGCTTGAATATGCAGATTACCTGGACGCAGAAACCCAACAACTGGATATGCCCCGTTTTATGCAGGACTGGCACAGTGACCGGGATATGCTGGGCCGTGATCAACTGCACTGGTTAGGTGAAAAGCTGCGAAACTCGAACAGCCGCTGGCAAATTTTAGGGCAGCAGGTATTGATGAGCCGAATGCATTTGCCGGCGGAGTTGCTGGGTAATAGTGACCTCACTAAAGCTCCGAAACTACTTGAAAACCTGCTGCCATTAAAACGACGACAGCTTGCCGGAGAGGCGCTGGAACCTGCGGAAAGAGCTCGGCTAGAGCAGCAGATGCCCTATAATCTGGACGCCTGGGACGGTTACCCCACAGCTCGGGAGTCTTTGTATCAGGCGGCTGACGAGGCCGGCAAATCTTTGGTTGTGTTGTCGGGCGATACTCATAATGCCTGGCACAACAATCTACTCAATGCTCAGGGGAAACAGGTGGGAGTTGAATTTGCGACATCAAGTGTCAGTTCACCAGGTATTGAGCATTATCTGCAACTGGATGACGAACGAGCACCAAGTGTAGCAGAGGCTTTTACACTGTTAATCGATGACCTGCAGTATTGTAATCTGCATCAGCGTGGCTTTATGAATCTGACCATAACTCATCAAGACATGGAAGTGGAATGGGTCTTTATCGATAACATTCTGAGCGAGGACTATGAAGTTGTTGGGCGGCACAAAGTGACGCATAGAGCTTAA
- a CDS encoding TonB-dependent receptor has protein sequence MKRLSCLIAAALTSTSVWALEEDTEIERITVTTQKRTQSIQDVPATISAYTGDFLQELGIMELDVVSDITPGLVIQEQSPNNPGFVIRGITSDSGSAQAAPRVSVYYNGADISRSRGSYFELFDIERVEVVRGPQSTLFGTAAAVGALAVSTRKPEEDFSAEIRLGGGDYSARNTEGFITGGNSLAQGRLAFSHRERDGYIRNIAGTDAAQNPQGTRQHDMNGIQRTGIRPSLRLTPTPDLTLDLVYTYEKNEDTGTSFKNGLFAPTGGDTSPYSFVEMTGSPFSAEVLGRDKLGLDRTVEDINLTVNWELSDNLTFTSITAHRSFDSLEVFDADGTQAWFLEFGEDAQGDQFSQELRFSHIGDRTATLFGVSYFTEDGFQRVPFSTEESIFLNCVGQLGSGLPCINADGSVNLLTPTLTGGAFDMLPYQAEFTNFGENEAYSAFVDVAYQVTDRLELTSGIRYVTEDRTSGFSSQIGNSVLAGVPLLPLISTEGQQLTANNSFDAWLPRFNALYQLTDHTNWYATIGKGRRSEVMDVSPGLDAGGNLITNVSEVPAEIIWNYETGLKGTLWNNKINYTASIFYQDYSDFQVTLQDEAGNFYTDNAGSASNVGVEADIRARVSNNLQLFTNMAYIDAGIDDNSSNGDLAGNRFRLQPEWTFSAGAFYNRPLNGTYNLTSSVVYSFRSDVFFEPENEPVVGLDIRQGPVQLTSARIGIENTRHDWTLKLFANNLFDKSYLVDAGNTGASFGNPSFIAGPPRMIGAEFSKRFGM, from the coding sequence ATGAAAAGACTCTCCTGTCTGATTGCCGCGGCTTTAACCTCCACCAGCGTCTGGGCATTGGAAGAAGATACTGAGATAGAACGTATAACGGTAACCACGCAAAAGCGAACACAATCGATTCAGGATGTGCCAGCTACAATTAGCGCCTATACCGGCGACTTTTTGCAGGAACTGGGCATTATGGAGCTGGATGTGGTCTCGGATATCACGCCGGGCCTGGTGATTCAGGAGCAAAGCCCCAACAATCCGGGTTTTGTCATTCGCGGCATTACCTCTGACAGTGGCTCCGCTCAGGCAGCCCCCAGAGTTTCGGTTTATTATAACGGCGCTGACATTTCCCGGTCTCGGGGCTCTTATTTTGAGCTTTTTGATATAGAACGGGTGGAAGTGGTGCGTGGTCCGCAATCGACACTCTTTGGCACCGCAGCGGCGGTTGGCGCCCTGGCGGTGTCGACCCGCAAACCTGAAGAAGATTTTTCTGCAGAAATACGACTGGGCGGCGGTGATTACAGTGCCCGTAATACGGAAGGTTTTATTACCGGTGGTAATTCACTGGCTCAGGGGCGGCTCGCCTTCAGCCACCGTGAACGTGACGGTTATATTCGCAATATTGCCGGAACAGATGCTGCGCAAAACCCGCAAGGTACAAGACAGCACGATATGAACGGTATTCAGCGAACCGGTATTCGTCCTTCATTACGCCTCACACCAACGCCTGATTTAACCCTGGACCTGGTCTATACATACGAGAAAAATGAAGACACAGGGACCTCTTTTAAGAACGGATTATTCGCACCTACAGGCGGCGATACCAGTCCTTATAGCTTCGTTGAAATGACCGGCAGTCCTTTTTCCGCAGAAGTGCTTGGTCGCGACAAGTTAGGCCTCGACCGCACGGTTGAAGATATCAATCTGACCGTGAACTGGGAATTATCCGATAACCTGACATTCACCTCCATTACAGCGCACCGCAGTTTTGACTCGCTGGAAGTCTTTGATGCCGATGGCACACAGGCCTGGTTCCTTGAGTTTGGAGAAGATGCGCAGGGCGATCAATTCAGCCAGGAGCTCCGCTTTAGCCATATCGGTGACCGCACTGCTACCCTGTTTGGCGTAAGTTACTTCACCGAAGACGGTTTTCAGCGAGTTCCTTTCAGTACTGAAGAGTCTATTTTTCTAAATTGCGTAGGCCAACTTGGCTCAGGGCTCCCCTGCATTAATGCAGATGGTTCAGTCAACCTGTTAACACCAACATTAACCGGCGGTGCCTTTGACATGCTGCCGTACCAGGCTGAATTCACTAATTTTGGTGAAAACGAAGCTTACTCTGCCTTTGTTGATGTCGCCTACCAGGTCACTGATCGCCTGGAACTGACTTCTGGTATTCGCTATGTGACAGAAGACCGTACCAGTGGTTTCAGTTCCCAGATTGGTAATTCAGTGTTAGCAGGTGTGCCTCTGCTACCGCTTATCAGCACCGAAGGGCAACAACTCACCGCCAATAACAGCTTTGATGCCTGGCTGCCTCGCTTTAATGCGCTCTATCAGCTAACCGACCATACCAATTGGTATGCCACCATAGGTAAAGGAAGACGCTCTGAAGTCATGGATGTCTCACCGGGGCTGGACGCCGGAGGCAACCTGATAACAAATGTCAGCGAGGTGCCTGCAGAAATCATCTGGAATTATGAAACCGGTCTTAAAGGCACTTTATGGAATAACAAAATCAATTACACAGCTTCTATTTTTTATCAGGATTATTCGGATTTTCAGGTTACTTTGCAGGACGAAGCTGGAAATTTTTATACCGACAATGCAGGCTCGGCCTCTAATGTAGGTGTAGAAGCGGATATCAGAGCCCGGGTAAGTAATAACTTACAGCTGTTTACAAATATGGCCTATATAGACGCTGGCATTGACGACAACAGCAGCAATGGCGACCTGGCCGGGAATCGCTTCCGGCTGCAGCCTGAATGGACTTTCAGTGCCGGAGCTTTTTATAACCGACCACTGAATGGTACCTACAACCTGACCAGCTCTGTGGTGTATAGCTTCCGTTCAGATGTGTTCTTTGAGCCGGAAAATGAGCCTGTAGTGGGTCTCGATATACGCCAGGGTCCGGTGCAATTGACCAGTGCTCGTATTGGCATCGAAAACACGCGCCACGACTGGACGTTAAAACTCTTTGCCAACAACCTGTTTGATAAATCTTATCTGGTAGATGCGGGCAATACAGGTGCCAGCTTCGGTAATCCTTCATTCATTGCCGGGCCACCGCGCATGATAGGGGCCGAGTTCAGCAAGCGCTTTGGCATGTAA
- a CDS encoding glycerophosphodiester phosphodiesterase family protein codes for MIVALYIGLMLSTASEATVARDVAIQFGDRPFYLLDQLPPGALQQRLENCDLSELEAQNFSIAHRGAPLFYPEHSKASYLAAVRSGAGIIECDVTFTKDHELVCRHAQCDLHQTTDILLRPEIAPACSQPFTPASEGKPATASCCASDISLQQYQQLCARMDGVDPQATNVEDYIQGTPEWRTELYGHCEQVMTHADSIALIDSYGLKMTPELKEPELTMPFSGFSREDFADKIIEEYTAAGVSPERVYLQSFHLEDILCWIETAPDFARQAVWLDGRYTLQDFDPGQADSWRPSMSELKEQGVNIIGPPLWMLVTERDGQVVPSEYARKAKAAGLEIITWTLERSGPLDQGGGWYYLSIQQLTNSDAMVLQLLDVLANDVGVLGVFSDWPATTSFFSHCNE; via the coding sequence ATGATAGTCGCGCTTTATATAGGCCTTATGCTAAGCACCGCGAGCGAGGCTACAGTAGCCAGAGATGTGGCGATCCAGTTTGGCGACCGACCATTTTATTTACTCGACCAATTGCCGCCAGGCGCACTGCAACAGCGTTTAGAAAATTGCGATTTGAGCGAGCTTGAGGCGCAGAATTTTTCCATTGCCCACCGCGGTGCACCTTTATTTTATCCCGAACATTCAAAAGCATCTTATTTGGCCGCCGTGCGTTCAGGTGCCGGCATTATCGAGTGCGATGTCACTTTTACTAAAGATCACGAACTGGTCTGTCGGCATGCGCAGTGTGATTTGCATCAGACTACGGATATTCTGTTACGCCCAGAAATAGCCCCAGCCTGCTCTCAACCATTTACTCCGGCAAGCGAAGGTAAGCCAGCAACCGCAAGCTGTTGTGCCAGTGACATCAGTTTGCAGCAGTATCAGCAGCTGTGTGCGCGTATGGATGGTGTTGACCCGCAAGCTACTAACGTAGAAGACTATATACAAGGCACGCCGGAATGGAGAACTGAGCTGTATGGCCACTGTGAGCAGGTCATGACGCATGCCGATAGCATTGCTTTGATTGATAGCTATGGTTTGAAAATGACTCCGGAGCTCAAGGAGCCTGAACTTACTATGCCGTTCTCTGGTTTTAGTCGGGAAGACTTCGCGGATAAGATAATCGAGGAGTACACTGCGGCAGGCGTGAGCCCGGAGCGAGTGTATCTGCAGTCTTTTCATTTGGAGGACATCTTGTGCTGGATAGAAACTGCACCTGACTTTGCCCGTCAGGCTGTATGGCTGGATGGTCGTTATACGCTGCAGGATTTTGATCCTGGACAAGCAGACAGCTGGCGGCCATCGATGAGTGAATTAAAAGAGCAGGGCGTGAATATTATCGGACCACCTTTGTGGATGTTGGTGACAGAGAGGGATGGTCAGGTGGTACCTTCTGAATATGCCCGCAAAGCAAAGGCAGCAGGGCTTGAAATCATTACCTGGACACTTGAGCGTTCCGGGCCCCTGGATCAGGGGGGAGGCTGGTATTATCTGAGTATTCAGCAACTTACTAATAGCGATGCTATGGTGTTGCAGCTACTGGATGTATTAGCCAATGATGTAGGTGTACTGGGCGTATTTTCCGACTGGCCCGCAACCACTTCGTTTTTTAGCCACTGCAATGAATAA
- a CDS encoding SDR family oxidoreductase, protein MMQVSVIGANGKIGKQLVAKLHQDPQHDVVALVRKQEQLDKLGEQGINACLLDLTASVADIAAALSGSDAVVFAAGSGASTEDDMTLRIDLDGAVKSIEAAQQAGIKRFVMVSAMQAHNRENWHPDLVPYFVAKHYADRELIRSGLAYTIVRPGALVDEEATGKVSIAGDLEPGSITRADVASVVHQLIDKPNTAGKAFDLINGDSPIEEAINKL, encoded by the coding sequence ATGATGCAAGTAAGTGTAATTGGAGCCAATGGCAAAATCGGTAAACAACTGGTCGCTAAGCTGCACCAGGACCCTCAGCACGATGTTGTTGCCCTGGTACGCAAACAGGAGCAACTGGACAAATTAGGTGAGCAGGGCATTAACGCCTGCCTCCTGGACCTCACCGCTTCTGTAGCAGATATTGCAGCAGCCTTAAGCGGCAGTGACGCGGTGGTATTTGCAGCAGGTTCAGGCGCCAGCACTGAAGACGATATGACTTTGCGTATCGACCTGGATGGCGCCGTGAAGTCGATAGAAGCTGCACAACAGGCGGGCATCAAACGTTTTGTGATGGTCAGTGCCATGCAGGCACACAACCGTGAAAACTGGCATCCTGATTTAGTGCCTTACTTTGTCGCCAAACATTACGCGGACCGCGAACTTATCCGTTCCGGCCTGGCTTATACCATAGTGCGCCCCGGCGCTTTAGTGGACGAAGAAGCTACCGGCAAAGTTAGCATCGCCGGCGATTTAGAACCCGGCAGCATTACGCGAGCCGATGTCGCCAGCGTTGTGCATCAACTTATCGACAAACCCAATACCGCAGGCAAGGCCTTTGATCTGATCAACGGAGACAGCCCCATCGAAGAAGCCATCAACAAACTTTAA
- a CDS encoding GNAT family N-acetyltransferase: MTENLTVDFVSSISEVSAEEWDALFPIPYPFIRHAFFDALERGGSIGALSGWVPRYGLVYQRTQLIAAIPWFLKSHSYGEYFFDWAFAEAYERYNLDYYPKLVCAIPFTPSSGARLGLAAGWKAEQVLPTIEKKLDELAIAYGVSNCQCLYLEDDLKGEFIQRGWWQRDDVQFQWLNHDYSSFDDFLAQLTSRKRKQIRKERHAVIAQGVEVRVLLGGELDRQFWLEFAQLYQLTYLKRSGHHGYLTPDSFMRLGEALADSIMVTAAFCEQKMVAAALYFYSDNTLYGRYWGCQQEFDFLHFETCYYAGIEFCIERGLSFFDAGAQGEHKLKRGFEPIVRHGVYRFTESPLTPAIEGFCTRERQMLAQYRAQAEQQLPFRKS, encoded by the coding sequence ATGACTGAAAACCTTACAGTAGACTTTGTCAGCAGTATAAGTGAAGTTTCCGCCGAGGAGTGGGATGCGCTTTTCCCGATCCCGTATCCTTTTATTCGTCATGCATTCTTTGACGCATTGGAGCGAGGTGGCAGTATAGGTGCGCTCAGTGGCTGGGTGCCGCGTTACGGGTTGGTGTATCAGAGAACACAACTGATAGCTGCGATCCCCTGGTTTCTTAAGTCTCACTCTTATGGCGAATACTTCTTTGACTGGGCCTTTGCAGAGGCCTATGAGCGCTATAATCTGGATTATTACCCCAAGCTGGTTTGTGCTATTCCGTTTACCCCCAGTTCAGGGGCACGCCTGGGGCTGGCGGCGGGCTGGAAGGCAGAGCAGGTGTTACCAACGATTGAAAAGAAGCTGGATGAACTGGCGATTGCCTATGGGGTTTCTAACTGCCAGTGCCTGTACCTGGAAGATGATCTGAAAGGGGAGTTTATACAGCGCGGTTGGTGGCAGCGGGATGATGTTCAGTTTCAATGGCTTAATCACGATTATTCCAGCTTTGATGATTTTTTGGCTCAGCTGACCTCACGTAAACGTAAGCAGATCCGTAAAGAGCGCCACGCAGTTATAGCACAAGGCGTTGAGGTTAGAGTATTACTGGGAGGTGAACTGGACCGGCAGTTCTGGCTCGAGTTCGCACAACTTTATCAGCTTACTTATTTGAAGCGGTCAGGGCACCATGGTTACCTGACCCCCGATAGCTTCATGCGCCTGGGCGAGGCTTTGGCAGATAGCATTATGGTTACCGCAGCTTTTTGTGAGCAGAAAATGGTGGCTGCTGCGTTGTACTTTTACTCCGACAATACTTTGTATGGGCGCTACTGGGGATGCCAGCAGGAATTTGATTTTCTACATTTTGAGACCTGCTATTATGCGGGTATTGAGTTCTGTATTGAACGAGGGCTTTCTTTTTTTGATGCGGGGGCTCAGGGAGAGCATAAATTAAAACGGGGCTTTGAACCGATTGTGCGACATGGCGTTTATCGCTTTACAGAATCGCCTTTGACTCCGGCGATTGAAGGTTTCTGCACACGTGAACGGCAAATGCTAGCTCAGTACCGGGCTCAGGCTGAGCAGCAATTACCTTTTCGTAAAAGTTAA
- a CDS encoding DUF938 domain-containing protein: MLLPFSQACENNKSPILDVLQPAFSDSSRVLEVGSGTGQHAVYFAQHMPHLTWQCSDQARYLEGLQQRIEQAALPNLPPPIELDITNNSYNQPPVDAIFSANTLHIMSWPTVQQFFQRLPDFCNLNSGNTKAALCIYGPFNYNGAFTSDSNQAFDRSLRARDPQMGIRDIEDIQPLAKAQGFHLHKDHSMPANNRLLHFLRD; the protein is encoded by the coding sequence ATGCTGTTGCCGTTTTCACAAGCCTGCGAAAATAATAAGTCGCCTATTCTGGATGTTTTGCAACCCGCTTTTTCTGACTCTTCCCGAGTATTAGAAGTCGGCAGCGGTACCGGCCAGCATGCTGTTTATTTTGCTCAGCATATGCCTCACCTGACCTGGCAATGCAGCGATCAGGCAAGGTATCTGGAAGGTTTGCAGCAACGGATTGAGCAGGCAGCCTTGCCTAATTTACCACCTCCTATTGAACTGGATATTACAAACAACAGTTATAACCAACCGCCAGTCGATGCGATATTTAGTGCCAACACCCTACACATTATGAGCTGGCCAACAGTGCAACAGTTCTTTCAACGACTACCTGATTTTTGCAACCTGAATTCAGGTAATACTAAAGCAGCTTTGTGTATTTACGGACCTTTTAATTACAACGGCGCCTTTACCAGCGACAGTAATCAGGCTTTTGACCGGTCGTTGCGTGCCCGCGATCCGCAAATGGGCATTCGTGATATTGAAGACATCCAGCCACTGGCCAAAGCTCAGGGCTTTCATCTGCATAAAGACCACAGTATGCCCGCTAATAATCGTTTATTGCACTTCCTGCGTGATTAA
- a CDS encoding response regulator transcription factor codes for MTYIIVSLDKKWRTQWVSLLQLVAPLRKHLYCSSLAELAKLELEERTVIYIDCKSVGLPQYLPYNPSPALSSCSFVLVNTGVLPDNGLLHFLKIGFNGVIKGEEKPEVTLKALESLSRHESWFPRRIVEQAVRDYQASSTTQEQVVYELAAAYNLSKREQQVCMALIEGDKNCEIGNKLFISKHTVKCHVTSLYRKLDINSRHEILAAVNRRLKRPAGLSLAS; via the coding sequence ATGACCTATATAATTGTTTCGTTAGATAAAAAGTGGAGAACACAGTGGGTGTCACTGCTGCAACTCGTGGCCCCTTTACGTAAGCATCTGTACTGCAGTAGCTTGGCAGAGCTGGCAAAACTTGAACTGGAAGAAAGGACAGTCATCTATATTGACTGCAAGTCGGTCGGGTTGCCGCAGTATTTGCCTTACAACCCGAGCCCCGCTCTGAGTAGTTGCAGCTTTGTGCTGGTTAATACAGGAGTTTTGCCGGATAACGGCTTATTACACTTTTTAAAAATTGGTTTCAATGGCGTTATTAAAGGAGAAGAAAAGCCGGAGGTAACGCTAAAAGCACTGGAAAGTCTTTCCCGCCATGAGTCCTGGTTTCCGCGGCGTATTGTCGAACAAGCTGTTAGGGATTATCAGGCAAGCAGCACCACACAGGAACAGGTAGTGTATGAGTTAGCTGCGGCGTATAACCTTAGTAAGCGTGAGCAACAAGTGTGTATGGCTTTAATAGAAGGCGATAAAAACTGTGAAATTGGCAATAAACTTTTTATTAGCAAACATACAGTGAAGTGTCATGTAACCAGTCTTTATCGCAAGCTCGATATTAATTCCAGGCATGAAATATTAGCTGCGGTTAATCGGAGGTTAAAGAGACCTGCAGGACTATCGCTCGCAAGTTGA
- a CDS encoding fimbria/pilus periplasmic chaperone, whose product MLKTIKYLAFLFIISLTQPLWAYELFPISLTLDEVGRGSAGVFRLQNTNERPLTIEVTAARRLFEDGYYNETEPAEDDFLIMPPQAYIEPGEFQVFRVRYLGETQLNQSAGYRIIFRQLPVDLGPLEGSGVRFVMHVHAPVFVSPVGVEPRISSTIDFTPLHDETRFDPGYFDVANEDGVIVLTNHGDGMQDLSLGRLEVTSEHGETLSLPWSEFSRGVFVRYLLPGGESRIPVEGLGLEVEGKLASVRFVSTE is encoded by the coding sequence ATGTTAAAAACAATAAAATATTTAGCCTTTCTGTTTATTATCTCTTTGACTCAACCCTTATGGGCTTACGAGTTATTTCCTATCAGTTTAACTTTGGATGAGGTGGGTAGGGGATCCGCCGGTGTTTTTCGCTTGCAGAATACTAATGAGAGACCACTAACCATTGAAGTAACTGCTGCCCGTCGTTTATTTGAGGATGGTTATTATAACGAGACCGAACCTGCAGAGGACGACTTTCTTATTATGCCGCCCCAGGCATACATAGAGCCGGGTGAATTTCAGGTGTTTCGAGTGCGTTACCTGGGTGAAACACAACTCAATCAGTCTGCTGGTTATCGAATTATATTCCGCCAACTGCCAGTTGACCTGGGGCCTCTGGAAGGGTCCGGGGTACGCTTTGTCATGCATGTACATGCTCCGGTGTTTGTTTCACCTGTGGGGGTGGAGCCTCGTATCAGCAGTACTATCGATTTCACGCCTTTGCACGATGAAACACGTTTTGACCCAGGTTATTTTGATGTTGCCAATGAGGACGGAGTCATAGTGCTGACGAATCACGGCGATGGCATGCAGGACTTGTCATTGGGTCGGCTGGAAGTCACCTCTGAGCACGGGGAAACATTATCATTACCCTGGAGCGAGTTTTCGAGAGGTGTTTTCGTACGTTATTTACTACCAGGGGGAGAAAGCAGAATTCCGGTGGAGGGTCTGGGATTGGAAGTCGAGGGTAAATTAGCGTCGGTACGTTTTGTAAGTACAGAATAA